A portion of the Manihot esculenta cultivar AM560-2 chromosome 2, M.esculenta_v8, whole genome shotgun sequence genome contains these proteins:
- the LOC110609120 gene encoding DNA mismatch repair protein MLH3 isoform X7, whose amino-acid sequence MGSIKPLPEAVRNLMRSGIILFDLSRVVEELVFNSLDAGATKVSVYVGVGTCYVKVVDDGCGISRDGLVLLGERHVTSKLHHLADMHAANWSFGFRGEALASISDVSLLEIVSKARGRPNGYRKVLKGSKGLYLGVNDDRKDVGTTVVVRDLFYNQPVRRKYLQSSTKKVLDSVKKCVLRISLVHSTVSFKVVDIESEDELLCTRPSSALSLLMSHFGINDSSFLLELNFSESVLKLSGYISGPCDSLTVKAFQYVYINSRFVCKGPIHKLVNHLASRFECLDPWKANSMPQKGKRYKSQACPAYILNLGCPLALYDLAFEPSKTYVEFKDWTPVLNFIGKSIQQLWRENVNYGESLAHVTDICRKDEIWKEDFSGNPRFPIKKCEIQKDKPSHPHSPSHYLMQNKEVVSIYSGESAKIPCKKFCMNISEFKEWESDLCHCHSACSLQSWNDSLSKHIYTVAQKSDNHLLTSNGNNCLPDDFFMENRFTANERFNNHEEGNILGVECDESPKITSAEMNESYRSEFSLDYHKFGNDLEVSKSNEKPFLQSCSLQTNLMLHSSLFSSKEDLEFPIDGFRTKKRRVCTDENVDINVDASNDILDTYPGTLLQHEASCSQKFSSHCIGIDMPVDFDSRSKASANSFSLHGKLFAEEKARAVEPFLDENAYEWREGLGKFANNWHDGDSQAREGNHSYKMESKSYSKEDFISSCTSMLDLKDYADTTRDFSKFLQGHNVTEESSSAEHSDRTTSEINWLRLDLPFRSCKSDNKYESRENQLGRKDWKQFNFPKQPYRRSRSAPPFYRQKTRFISLRHHSMMKEGNVQLFHDDLTSPENDDLKRPHFHPNYAEDLMFCSWPNVSSGQGTMLDMKDIKQGANLRHSQYLQSHASPVEEEIQYSADYASKWRNGCHQIANNNVLHNIDNQHDILDISSGFLHLAGNSLVPESLHRNCLEDAKVLQQVDKKFIPIVAGGMLAVIDQHAADERIRLEELRQKRG is encoded by the exons ATGGGGAGTATTAAGCCATTGCCAGAGGCTGTTCGTAATTTGATGCGTTCTGGAATTATATTGTTCGACTTGTCGCGGGTGGTCGAAGAGCTGGTTTTTAACAGTTTGGATGCTGGTGCTACTAAG GTGTCGGTCTATGTGGGTGTTGGCACCTGCTATGTAAAAGTAGTGGATGATG GATGTGGCATCTCtcgggatggattggttttgtTGGGAGAAAGACATG TGACATCAAAGCTTCATCATCTGGCTGATATGCATGCTGCTAATTGGAGTTTTGGCTTCCGGGGAGAAGCATTGGCTTCTATTTCTGATGTCTCTTTGTTAGAAATTGTATCAAAAGCTCGTGGGAGGCCAAATGGATATCGTAAAGTTCTGAAG GGATCAAAAGGTTTATATCTTGGAGTCAATGATGATCGGAAAGATGTTGGCACAACTG TTGTTGTACGTGATTTATTTTACAACCAACCTGTTCGGAGAAAATATTTGCAGTCAAG CACCAAGAAGGTTTTGGACTCAGTTAAAAAATGTGTTCTTCGGATTTCACTTGTGCATTCAACAGTTTCCTTCAAAGTTGTTGATATTGAAAG TGAGGATGAGCTTCTATGCACACGTCCTTCTTCTGCATTGTCACTACTGATGAGTCACTTTGGCATCAACGATTCCAGCTTTCTTCTTGAATTGAACTTTAGTGAGAGTGTATTAAAGCTTTCTGGCTATATATCTGGTCCTTGTGATAGTTTAACTGTCAAG gcTTTCCAATATGTTT ATATCAACTCAAGGTTTGTCTGCAAAGGTCCAATACACAAACTGGTAAATCACTTAGCCTCTAGGTTTGAATGTCTGGATCCTTGGAAAGCTAATAGCATGCCTCAAAAAGGAAAGAGATATAAGTCCCAAGCATGTCCAGCCTATATTCTAAATCTAGGTTGCCCTTTGGCTCTCTATGATTTAGCCTTTGAGCCTTCGAAGACATATGTTGAATTCAAG GATTGGACTCCTGTACTTAATTTTATTGGGAAATCCATTCAACAACTTTGGAGGGAAAATGTGAACTACG GGGAATCCTTGGCTCATGTAACTGATATATGCAGGAAAGATGAAATCTGGAAGGAAG ATTTTTCAGGGAATCCTAGATTTCCAATAAAAAAGTGTGAGATTCAAAAAGATAAGCCCTCTCACCCCCATTCTCCTTCCCATTACTTGATGCAAAACAAAGAGGTTGTCTCTATTTATAGTGGAGAAAGTGCCAAAATTCCATGTAAAAAGTTTTGCATGAACATTTCAGAATTCAAAGAATGGGAAAGTGATTTGTGCCATTGTCATAGTGCCTGCTCTTTGCAATCATGGAATGACTCGCTTTCTAAGCATATATACACAGTGGCCCAAAAGAGTGACAATCATCTCTTGACATCTAATGGCAATAATTGTTTGCCAGATGATTTTTTCATGGAGAATAGATTTACTGCTAACGAAAGATTCAACAATCATGAAGAGGGCAATATCTTGGGCGTAGAGTGTGATGAGTCCCCAAAAATCACATCTGCTGAAATGAATGAATCTTATAGGAGTGAATTTTCTTTGGATTATCACAAATTTGGAAATGACTTAGAGGTTAGCAAGAGCAATGAAAAACCTTTCTTGCAGAGTTGCTCCTTGCAAACAAACCTGATGCTTCATAGTTCTTTGTTTTCAAGTAaagaagatcttgaatttccaATTGATGGCTTCAGGACCAAGAAAAGAAGGGTTTGCACTGATGAAAATGTTGACATCAATGTTGATGCTAGTAATGACATATTAGATACATATCCTGGGACTTTGCTGCAGCATGAGGCATCATGCTCTCAGAAGTTCTCTTCACATTGCATAGGAATTGACATGCCTGTAGATTTTGATAGTCGGTCAAAAGCCTCTGCAAATTCATTTTCATTGCATGGAAAGCTTTTTGCTGAAGAGAAAG CTAGGGCTGTTGAACCATTCCTAGATGAGAATGCTTATGAATGGAGAGAAGGATTGGGTAAATTCGCAAATAATTGGCATGATGGAGATAGTCAAGCAAGGGAGGGAAACCATAGTTACAAAATGGAATCAAAGAGCTATAGCAAGGAAGACTTCATCTCAAGCTGTACAAGTATGTTAGATTTGAAGGACTATGCTGATACCACCAGAGATTTCAGCAAATTTCTCCAAGGTCACAACGTAACTGAGGAATCATCATCTGCAGAACATTCTGATAGAACAACTAGTGAGATTAACTGGTTACGTTTAGATTTGCCTTTTAGAAGTTGCAAAAGTGATAACAAGTACGAAAGTCGAGAAAATCAACTTGGACGTAAAGATTGgaaacaatttaattttcctAAACAACCATACAGAAGAAGTCGATCAGCGCCCCCATTTTACAGACAGAAGACAAGGTTTATTTCCCTAAGGCATCATTCTATGATGAAGGAGGGAAATGTGCAGTTGTTCCATGATGACCTTACTTCTCCAG AAAATGATGACCTGAAGCGTCCACATTTTCACCCAAATTATGCAGAGGATTTAATGTTCTGCTCTTG GCCCAATGTGAGCAGTGGGCAAGGCACTATGCTTGACATGAAAGATATTAAACAAGGTGCAAATCTCAGACACTCACAATATCTCCAGTCTCATGCTTCTCCAGTTGAAG AGGAAATTCAGTACTCAGCTGACTATGCGTCTAAATGGCGGAATGGCTGTCACCAAATTGCA AACAACAATGTGTTGCACAATATTGACAATCAGCATGATATCCTTGACATCTCTTCAGGATTTTTGCATCTTGCTGGCAATTCATTAGTGCCAGAATCTTTGCATAGGAATTGCCTTGAGGATGCCAAAGTTCTTCAGCAGGTGGACAAGAAATTCATCCCAATTGTGGCTGGAGGGATGCTTGCTGTTATAGACCAA CATGCTGCAGATGAGAGGATTAGACTGGAGGAACTTCGTCAAAAG AGAGGCTAA
- the LOC110609120 gene encoding DNA mismatch repair protein MLH3 isoform X8, with the protein MGSIKPLPEAVRNLMRSGIILFDLSRVVEELVFNSLDAGATKVSVYVGVGTCYVKVVDDGCGISRDGLVLLGERHVTSKLHHLADMHAANWSFGFRGEALASISDVSLLEIVSKARGRPNGYRKVLKGSKGLYLGVNDDRKDVGTTVVVRDLFYNQPVRRKYLQSSTKKVLDSVKKCVLRISLVHSTVSFKVVDIESEDELLCTRPSSALSLLMSHFGINDSSFLLELNFSESVLKLSGYISGPCDSLTVKAFQYVYINSRFVCKGPIHKLVNHLASRFECLDPWKANSMPQKGKRYKSQACPAYILNLGCPLALYDLAFEPSKTYVEFKDWTPVLNFIGKSIQQLWRENVNYGESLAHVTDICRKDEIWKEDFSGNPRFPIKKCEIQKDKPSHPHSPSHYLMQNKEVVSIYSGESAKIPCKKFCMNISEFKEWESDLCHCHSACSLQSWNDSLSKHIYTVAQKSDNHLLTSNGNNCLPDDFFMENRFTANERFNNHEEGNILGVECDESPKITSAEMNESYRSEFSLDYHKFGNDLEVSKSNEKPFLQSCSLQTNLMLHSSLFSSKEDLEFPIDGFRTKKRRVCTDENVDINVDASNDILDTYPGTLLQHEASCSQKFSSHCIGIDMPVDFDSRSKASANSFSLHGKLFAEEKARAVEPFLDENAYEWREGLGKFANNWHDGDSQAREGNHSYKMESKSYSKEDFISSCTSMLDLKDYADTTRDFSKFLQGHNVTEESSSAEHSDRTTSEINWLRLDLPFRSCKSDNKYESRENQLGRKDWKQFNFPKQPYRRSRSAPPFYRQKTRFISLRHHSMMKEGNVQLFHDDLTSPENDDLKRPHFHPNYAEDLMFCSWPNVSSGQGTMLDMKDIKQGANLRHSQYLQSHASPVEEEIQYSADYASKWRNGCHQIANNNVLHNIDNQHDILDISSGFLHLAGNSLVPESLHRNCLEDAKVLQQVDKKFIPIVAGGMLAVIDQICTIHTWTHFT; encoded by the exons ATGGGGAGTATTAAGCCATTGCCAGAGGCTGTTCGTAATTTGATGCGTTCTGGAATTATATTGTTCGACTTGTCGCGGGTGGTCGAAGAGCTGGTTTTTAACAGTTTGGATGCTGGTGCTACTAAG GTGTCGGTCTATGTGGGTGTTGGCACCTGCTATGTAAAAGTAGTGGATGATG GATGTGGCATCTCtcgggatggattggttttgtTGGGAGAAAGACATG TGACATCAAAGCTTCATCATCTGGCTGATATGCATGCTGCTAATTGGAGTTTTGGCTTCCGGGGAGAAGCATTGGCTTCTATTTCTGATGTCTCTTTGTTAGAAATTGTATCAAAAGCTCGTGGGAGGCCAAATGGATATCGTAAAGTTCTGAAG GGATCAAAAGGTTTATATCTTGGAGTCAATGATGATCGGAAAGATGTTGGCACAACTG TTGTTGTACGTGATTTATTTTACAACCAACCTGTTCGGAGAAAATATTTGCAGTCAAG CACCAAGAAGGTTTTGGACTCAGTTAAAAAATGTGTTCTTCGGATTTCACTTGTGCATTCAACAGTTTCCTTCAAAGTTGTTGATATTGAAAG TGAGGATGAGCTTCTATGCACACGTCCTTCTTCTGCATTGTCACTACTGATGAGTCACTTTGGCATCAACGATTCCAGCTTTCTTCTTGAATTGAACTTTAGTGAGAGTGTATTAAAGCTTTCTGGCTATATATCTGGTCCTTGTGATAGTTTAACTGTCAAG gcTTTCCAATATGTTT ATATCAACTCAAGGTTTGTCTGCAAAGGTCCAATACACAAACTGGTAAATCACTTAGCCTCTAGGTTTGAATGTCTGGATCCTTGGAAAGCTAATAGCATGCCTCAAAAAGGAAAGAGATATAAGTCCCAAGCATGTCCAGCCTATATTCTAAATCTAGGTTGCCCTTTGGCTCTCTATGATTTAGCCTTTGAGCCTTCGAAGACATATGTTGAATTCAAG GATTGGACTCCTGTACTTAATTTTATTGGGAAATCCATTCAACAACTTTGGAGGGAAAATGTGAACTACG GGGAATCCTTGGCTCATGTAACTGATATATGCAGGAAAGATGAAATCTGGAAGGAAG ATTTTTCAGGGAATCCTAGATTTCCAATAAAAAAGTGTGAGATTCAAAAAGATAAGCCCTCTCACCCCCATTCTCCTTCCCATTACTTGATGCAAAACAAAGAGGTTGTCTCTATTTATAGTGGAGAAAGTGCCAAAATTCCATGTAAAAAGTTTTGCATGAACATTTCAGAATTCAAAGAATGGGAAAGTGATTTGTGCCATTGTCATAGTGCCTGCTCTTTGCAATCATGGAATGACTCGCTTTCTAAGCATATATACACAGTGGCCCAAAAGAGTGACAATCATCTCTTGACATCTAATGGCAATAATTGTTTGCCAGATGATTTTTTCATGGAGAATAGATTTACTGCTAACGAAAGATTCAACAATCATGAAGAGGGCAATATCTTGGGCGTAGAGTGTGATGAGTCCCCAAAAATCACATCTGCTGAAATGAATGAATCTTATAGGAGTGAATTTTCTTTGGATTATCACAAATTTGGAAATGACTTAGAGGTTAGCAAGAGCAATGAAAAACCTTTCTTGCAGAGTTGCTCCTTGCAAACAAACCTGATGCTTCATAGTTCTTTGTTTTCAAGTAaagaagatcttgaatttccaATTGATGGCTTCAGGACCAAGAAAAGAAGGGTTTGCACTGATGAAAATGTTGACATCAATGTTGATGCTAGTAATGACATATTAGATACATATCCTGGGACTTTGCTGCAGCATGAGGCATCATGCTCTCAGAAGTTCTCTTCACATTGCATAGGAATTGACATGCCTGTAGATTTTGATAGTCGGTCAAAAGCCTCTGCAAATTCATTTTCATTGCATGGAAAGCTTTTTGCTGAAGAGAAAG CTAGGGCTGTTGAACCATTCCTAGATGAGAATGCTTATGAATGGAGAGAAGGATTGGGTAAATTCGCAAATAATTGGCATGATGGAGATAGTCAAGCAAGGGAGGGAAACCATAGTTACAAAATGGAATCAAAGAGCTATAGCAAGGAAGACTTCATCTCAAGCTGTACAAGTATGTTAGATTTGAAGGACTATGCTGATACCACCAGAGATTTCAGCAAATTTCTCCAAGGTCACAACGTAACTGAGGAATCATCATCTGCAGAACATTCTGATAGAACAACTAGTGAGATTAACTGGTTACGTTTAGATTTGCCTTTTAGAAGTTGCAAAAGTGATAACAAGTACGAAAGTCGAGAAAATCAACTTGGACGTAAAGATTGgaaacaatttaattttcctAAACAACCATACAGAAGAAGTCGATCAGCGCCCCCATTTTACAGACAGAAGACAAGGTTTATTTCCCTAAGGCATCATTCTATGATGAAGGAGGGAAATGTGCAGTTGTTCCATGATGACCTTACTTCTCCAG AAAATGATGACCTGAAGCGTCCACATTTTCACCCAAATTATGCAGAGGATTTAATGTTCTGCTCTTG GCCCAATGTGAGCAGTGGGCAAGGCACTATGCTTGACATGAAAGATATTAAACAAGGTGCAAATCTCAGACACTCACAATATCTCCAGTCTCATGCTTCTCCAGTTGAAG AGGAAATTCAGTACTCAGCTGACTATGCGTCTAAATGGCGGAATGGCTGTCACCAAATTGCA AACAACAATGTGTTGCACAATATTGACAATCAGCATGATATCCTTGACATCTCTTCAGGATTTTTGCATCTTGCTGGCAATTCATTAGTGCCAGAATCTTTGCATAGGAATTGCCTTGAGGATGCCAAAGTTCTTCAGCAGGTGGACAAGAAATTCATCCCAATTGTGGCTGGAGGGATGCTTGCTGTTATAGACCAA ATTTGCACAATACATACATGGACACATTTCACATAA
- the LOC110609120 gene encoding DNA mismatch repair protein MLH3 isoform X6 — translation MGSIKPLPEAVRNLMRSGIILFDLSRVVEELVFNSLDAGATKVSVYVGVGTCYVKVVDDGCGISRDGLVLLGERHVTSKLHHLADMHAANWSFGFRGEALASISDVSLLEIVSKARGRPNGYRKVLKGSKGLYLGVNDDRKDVGTTVVVRDLFYNQPVRRKYLQSSTKKVLDSVKKCVLRISLVHSTVSFKVVDIESEDELLCTRPSSALSLLMSHFGINDSSFLLELNFSESVLKLSGYISGPCDSLTVKAFQYVYINSRFVCKGPIHKLVNHLASRFECLDPWKANSMPQKGKRYKSQACPAYILNLGCPLALYDLAFEPSKTYVEFKDWTPVLNFIGKSIQQLWRENVNYGESLAHVTDICRKDEIWKEDFSGNPRFPIKKCEIQKDKPSHPHSPSHYLMQNKEVVSIYSGESAKIPCKKFCMNISEFKEWESDLCHCHSACSLQSWNDSLSKHIYTVAQKSDNHLLTSNGNNCLPDDFFMENRFTANERFNNHEEGNILGVECDESPKITSAEMNESYRSEFSLDYHKFGNDLEVSKSNEKPFLQSCSLQTNLMLHSSLFSSKEDLEFPIDGFRTKKRRVCTDENVDINVDASNDILDTYPGTLLQHEASCSQKFSSHCIGIDMPVDFDSRSKASANSFSLHGKLFAEEKARAVEPFLDENAYEWREGLGKFANNWHDGDSQAREGNHSYKMESKSYSKEDFISSCTSMLDLKDYADTTRDFSKFLQGHNVTEESSSAEHSDRTTSEINWLRLDLPFRSCKSDNKYESRENQLGRKDWKQFNFPKQPYRRSRSAPPFYRQKTRFISLRHHSMMKEGNVQLFHDDLTSPENDDLKRPHFHPNYAEDLMFCSWPNVSSGQGTMLDMKDIKQGANLRHSQYLQSHASPVEEEIQYSADYASKWRNGCHQIANNNVLHNIDNQHDILDISSGFLHLAGNSLVPESLHRNCLEDAKVLQQVDKKFIPIVAGGMLAVIDQHAADERIRLEELRQKVISREAKTVTYLDAEKELILPEMGYQLLHSYAEQIRDWGWIFNTEAQGI, via the exons ATGGGGAGTATTAAGCCATTGCCAGAGGCTGTTCGTAATTTGATGCGTTCTGGAATTATATTGTTCGACTTGTCGCGGGTGGTCGAAGAGCTGGTTTTTAACAGTTTGGATGCTGGTGCTACTAAG GTGTCGGTCTATGTGGGTGTTGGCACCTGCTATGTAAAAGTAGTGGATGATG GATGTGGCATCTCtcgggatggattggttttgtTGGGAGAAAGACATG TGACATCAAAGCTTCATCATCTGGCTGATATGCATGCTGCTAATTGGAGTTTTGGCTTCCGGGGAGAAGCATTGGCTTCTATTTCTGATGTCTCTTTGTTAGAAATTGTATCAAAAGCTCGTGGGAGGCCAAATGGATATCGTAAAGTTCTGAAG GGATCAAAAGGTTTATATCTTGGAGTCAATGATGATCGGAAAGATGTTGGCACAACTG TTGTTGTACGTGATTTATTTTACAACCAACCTGTTCGGAGAAAATATTTGCAGTCAAG CACCAAGAAGGTTTTGGACTCAGTTAAAAAATGTGTTCTTCGGATTTCACTTGTGCATTCAACAGTTTCCTTCAAAGTTGTTGATATTGAAAG TGAGGATGAGCTTCTATGCACACGTCCTTCTTCTGCATTGTCACTACTGATGAGTCACTTTGGCATCAACGATTCCAGCTTTCTTCTTGAATTGAACTTTAGTGAGAGTGTATTAAAGCTTTCTGGCTATATATCTGGTCCTTGTGATAGTTTAACTGTCAAG gcTTTCCAATATGTTT ATATCAACTCAAGGTTTGTCTGCAAAGGTCCAATACACAAACTGGTAAATCACTTAGCCTCTAGGTTTGAATGTCTGGATCCTTGGAAAGCTAATAGCATGCCTCAAAAAGGAAAGAGATATAAGTCCCAAGCATGTCCAGCCTATATTCTAAATCTAGGTTGCCCTTTGGCTCTCTATGATTTAGCCTTTGAGCCTTCGAAGACATATGTTGAATTCAAG GATTGGACTCCTGTACTTAATTTTATTGGGAAATCCATTCAACAACTTTGGAGGGAAAATGTGAACTACG GGGAATCCTTGGCTCATGTAACTGATATATGCAGGAAAGATGAAATCTGGAAGGAAG ATTTTTCAGGGAATCCTAGATTTCCAATAAAAAAGTGTGAGATTCAAAAAGATAAGCCCTCTCACCCCCATTCTCCTTCCCATTACTTGATGCAAAACAAAGAGGTTGTCTCTATTTATAGTGGAGAAAGTGCCAAAATTCCATGTAAAAAGTTTTGCATGAACATTTCAGAATTCAAAGAATGGGAAAGTGATTTGTGCCATTGTCATAGTGCCTGCTCTTTGCAATCATGGAATGACTCGCTTTCTAAGCATATATACACAGTGGCCCAAAAGAGTGACAATCATCTCTTGACATCTAATGGCAATAATTGTTTGCCAGATGATTTTTTCATGGAGAATAGATTTACTGCTAACGAAAGATTCAACAATCATGAAGAGGGCAATATCTTGGGCGTAGAGTGTGATGAGTCCCCAAAAATCACATCTGCTGAAATGAATGAATCTTATAGGAGTGAATTTTCTTTGGATTATCACAAATTTGGAAATGACTTAGAGGTTAGCAAGAGCAATGAAAAACCTTTCTTGCAGAGTTGCTCCTTGCAAACAAACCTGATGCTTCATAGTTCTTTGTTTTCAAGTAaagaagatcttgaatttccaATTGATGGCTTCAGGACCAAGAAAAGAAGGGTTTGCACTGATGAAAATGTTGACATCAATGTTGATGCTAGTAATGACATATTAGATACATATCCTGGGACTTTGCTGCAGCATGAGGCATCATGCTCTCAGAAGTTCTCTTCACATTGCATAGGAATTGACATGCCTGTAGATTTTGATAGTCGGTCAAAAGCCTCTGCAAATTCATTTTCATTGCATGGAAAGCTTTTTGCTGAAGAGAAAG CTAGGGCTGTTGAACCATTCCTAGATGAGAATGCTTATGAATGGAGAGAAGGATTGGGTAAATTCGCAAATAATTGGCATGATGGAGATAGTCAAGCAAGGGAGGGAAACCATAGTTACAAAATGGAATCAAAGAGCTATAGCAAGGAAGACTTCATCTCAAGCTGTACAAGTATGTTAGATTTGAAGGACTATGCTGATACCACCAGAGATTTCAGCAAATTTCTCCAAGGTCACAACGTAACTGAGGAATCATCATCTGCAGAACATTCTGATAGAACAACTAGTGAGATTAACTGGTTACGTTTAGATTTGCCTTTTAGAAGTTGCAAAAGTGATAACAAGTACGAAAGTCGAGAAAATCAACTTGGACGTAAAGATTGgaaacaatttaattttcctAAACAACCATACAGAAGAAGTCGATCAGCGCCCCCATTTTACAGACAGAAGACAAGGTTTATTTCCCTAAGGCATCATTCTATGATGAAGGAGGGAAATGTGCAGTTGTTCCATGATGACCTTACTTCTCCAG AAAATGATGACCTGAAGCGTCCACATTTTCACCCAAATTATGCAGAGGATTTAATGTTCTGCTCTTG GCCCAATGTGAGCAGTGGGCAAGGCACTATGCTTGACATGAAAGATATTAAACAAGGTGCAAATCTCAGACACTCACAATATCTCCAGTCTCATGCTTCTCCAGTTGAAG AGGAAATTCAGTACTCAGCTGACTATGCGTCTAAATGGCGGAATGGCTGTCACCAAATTGCA AACAACAATGTGTTGCACAATATTGACAATCAGCATGATATCCTTGACATCTCTTCAGGATTTTTGCATCTTGCTGGCAATTCATTAGTGCCAGAATCTTTGCATAGGAATTGCCTTGAGGATGCCAAAGTTCTTCAGCAGGTGGACAAGAAATTCATCCCAATTGTGGCTGGAGGGATGCTTGCTGTTATAGACCAA CATGCTGCAGATGAGAGGATTAGACTGGAGGAACTTCGTCAAAAG GTAATATCTAGAGAGGCTAAGACAGTTACCTATTTGGATGCTGAAAAAGAGCTG ATCCTTCCAGAGATGGGGTATCAGCTGCTTCATAGTTATGCTGAACAAATAAGAGATTGGGGTTGGATCTTCAATACTGAAGCTCAAG gaatttaa